The Anomaloglossus baeobatrachus isolate aAnoBae1 chromosome 5, aAnoBae1.hap1, whole genome shotgun sequence genome includes the window CGTCACCCTGGTGGTGCCCCCTACATCCAAACAGAAATCTTCTCTACATGTTAGAAATGTTCAATAAATCCGTTTATTTTCCGAAAATAAAGTGATCCAATATTAACCCCAAAATCTGAGAATGGTCGGCCAAGTGTGTATATATAAGTGTATGCTCATTCATTAGGATACCGGCCACCTCTGCGGTCTTGAGGTGGCCGGTCTTCTACGCGTGCCGATTGTCAGCTTTATGCTTTAGATTCTGTAGGCACCAGTCTGACGTTGACCAGATCTGAGCTAACTCGCTGGTGATCCTCCGCTGCTGAAGAAGTTACGCTACCTCTCCCATCAGCATTAGAGACCAGTAAGGACCAGCGGCGTGACCATACTAGTGGTCCAAACCgtcaatcttcaggagcgcaccactcCTTGGCAAACAGGAGGAGCGGTGCGTGCCTGACGAGAGGGAGGACACGCAGGACTTTGATAGTGAGACCAAACTTCAAAGTCTGGACTTTGGCCACCACTGATTTCAGTACAAAGGCCATAGCATGGTGTCAGGGTGTCCTGGAGGGCTATGTAGTGCAGTACCCCCTTCATTCTGGAAATTAGTGGTCGCTGGAGCTCCAAAGATGCATGCTATGACATAAGACTTTCTGGTGGAATTCTCCATGAACGTGGAGCTGGCAGTTGCTTCGGTGACTTCTCGAGATGGAACATGGTCCATTTATAGACCTGTATTGCTCATTGCCTAGCATACCAGCCACCTCTGTGGTCTTAGGGTGGCCGGTCTTCTACGCTCGCCGATTGTCACCGTCACACTTTAGAGGCTGCACCGCTTTGAAGTTGGCCAGCTTCCAGCTAATCTCTGTAATCCTCCGATGCTGCAGACGTAACACCACCTCTGCCATCAGTATTGGAGACCAGTAAGGACCAGTGCTGTGACCACACTGGAGGTccgaactgtcaatcttcaggagcgcaccgcttCTTGGCAAATAGGAAGGGGAGTGATGCGCACCTGACGAGAGGACACTTAGGACTATGATAGTGAGACCGAACTTCAGAGTCTGGACTTTGGCCACCACTGATTTTCAGAACCAAGGCCATAGCACAAGggccgggaacctatggctcgcgagccaggtgtggctcttttgatggctgcatctggctcgcagaccAATCTTTAATcagttaaaaaacaaaaacttaaTTCCGATTggtaagaacttttttttttttttatcccaaaactgggggaaaaatgggggtgcgtcttacaaaccgcatatggcttactggggcagcagtggtggcgcagggtcagcGATTCTGCGGACTTGTGGGGTGTCGCGGCGGAAAAGACCATTGATCTGCCGACggactgctttgaatctcccacagctgagatcgacttcaagaaaatggccgtggatgcgtcgcgtgtgcagataggactctgcggccattttcttcaaGTCCATCACGCTGATCTGCGCATGCTCcacggtcattttcttgaagtcgatctcgtcaactgcgggggATGCAAAGCAGCCCACCGGCAGATTAATGGCGCCCgcagcagtattgccgaccctccgcacactgaccttcTTGAGCCGTGcccacagcatcgcctaccctgcctcctggaacCTTCtaagccgctccaccactgctgccgatcCCACCtcgtgagtatggctctcacggaattacattttaaaatgtggcgttcatggctcgctcagccaaaaaggttcccaaccCTTGCCATAGCATAGTGCCAGGGTGTTTTGGGGGGGGCTATGGCGTGCAGTACCTCCTTCATTCTGGAAATTAGTGGTCGCTAGAGCTCAAAAGATGCATGCTATGACTTGAGACAGGTTCTCCAGCTCATTCATCCTTGGAGCAGGACCTCCTATTTCCAGAGGAGCAGATTCTCCAGCTCCTTCATCCTTGGAGCAGGAGCTCCTATTCCCAGAGTAGCAGGTTCTCCAGCTCCTTCATCCTTGGAGCAGGAGCTCCTATTCCCAGAGGAGCAGGTTCTCCAGCTCATTCATCCTTGGAGCAGGAGCTCCTATTCCAAGAGAAGCAGGTTCTCCAGTTCATTCATCCTTGGAGCAGCACCTCCTATTCCAAGAGAAGCAGGTTCTCCAGCTCCTTCATCCTTGGAGCAGGACCTCCTATTCCCAGAGGTGCAGGTTCTCCAGTTCATTCATCCTTGGAGCAGGGCCTCCTATTCCAAGAGGAGCAGGTTCTCCAGCTCCTTCATCCTTGGAGCAGGACCTCCTATTCCCAGAGGAGCAGGTTCTCCAGCTCCTTCATCCTTGGAGCAGGACCTCCTATTCCAAGAGGAACAGGTTCTCCAGCTCCTTCATCCTTGGAGCAGGACCTCCTATTCCCAGAGGAGCAGGTTCTCCAGCTCTTTCATCCTTGGAGCAGGACCTCCTATTCCCAGAGGAGCAGATTCTCCAGCTCCTTCATCCTTTGGAGCAGGACCTCCTATTCCCAGAGGAGCAGGTTCTCCAGCTCCTTCATCCTTGGAGCAGAATCTCCTATTCCCAGAGGAGAAGGTTCTCCAGCTCCTTCATCCTTTGGAGCAGGACCTCCTATTCCCAGAGGAGCAGGTTCTACAGCTCCTTCATCCTTGGAGCAGAATCTCCTATTCCCAGAGGAGCAGGTTCTCCAGCTCCTTCATCCTTGGAGCAGGACCTCCTATTCCCAGAGGAGCAGGTTCTCCAGCTGCTTCATCCTTGGAGCAGAATCTCCTATTCCCAGAGGAGCAGGTTCTCCAGCTCGTTCAGCCTTGGAGCAGGACTTCCTATTCCCAGAGGAGCAGGTTCTCCAGCTCCTTCATCCTTGGAGCAGGACCTCCTATTCCCAGAGGAGCAGGTTCTCCAGCTCATTTATTCTTGGAGCAGAACCTCCAATTCCCAGAGGTGCAGGTTCTCCAGCTCGTTCATCCTTGGAGCAGGACCTCCTATTCCCAGAGGAGCAGGTTCTCCAGCTCCTTCATCCTTGGAGCAGGACCTCCTATTCCCAGAGGAGCAGGTTCTCCAGCTCCTTCATCCTTGGAGCAGGACCTCCTATTCCCAGAGGAGCAGGTTCTCCAGCTCCTTCATCCTTGGAGCAGGACCTCCTATTCCCTGAGGAGCAGGTTCTCCAGCTCCTTCATCCTTGGAGCAGGACCTCCTATTCCCAGAGGAGCAGGTTCTCCAGCTCCTTCATCCTTGGAGCAGAATCTCCTATTCCCAGAGGTGCAGGTTCTCCAGCTCGTTCAGCCTTGAAGGACCTCCGTAACTTTATTAAAGGGGATGGTCAGAAGAATTATGGCTGCTTTCCTTTACACAAAACAGTGCTTTACCCTCCACGGGTTATGTCCGATATTGCAGCTCACAGCCAGTGAAGCCGACCTGCAATACCACATACAACCTAAGGACAGGTATGGCGCTGTTTTTGGATGAAAGccaccatgatttttttttttttaatcccagaTAAATCCTTGTGCTAAATGAGAACGAGGGACCTTGTGAGGAGCCAGAACATGGTGCCCAATTCTTGGGACAAAGATTTATTAACCAAATTTCATAAACGTATAAAACATCTTCGTTCCAGTGTCGTGTGATAGAAACTGAACATTAAGAGAAGTCCTAAGAGTTGAAAgaagtatatacactatatacattgtCAGGTGTCCCGTATTGGAGCCTACACCCAACATCATGACTTCCTGAAGGTCCCACTTCATCCTTGGCTCGATGCCACGATGGAGCGCAGTATCGACAAGATGTGGCAACAATCTGGTGGACCCAACCCAGAACAAAACTTGGTACCGAACCCTGGTTTAGCAGCCAAGTTGGTCGTCCGTGGCTGCGGATAAAACTGCCGTTCTCCTACCTGATGACATCCCAACGCAATGTCATATGTCGCAACGATGTCACATCCGTCCTACAAATCAGATGAGGCGTCGAGATGTCAGGAGGTAGAAGGAGGGTCATCAGCGTCCTGCCCATCATTACTGGAAGCCTGGTGGTCAAATATCTACGCGGCTTATTGGCCATATAAAGACATAGCTCTCGAGTTTATTAATAGCACCCAACCCAAGAAAAAGAGAAGACCTTCAACAAGGAAGGATCAGGGTGGAATGTAGTAGAGACCGGTAGCCAAGATATTATTCTATTAGCCAAGGGTCTGGGCTATAGAGCAAAACCAAAACCTAGAAGGCAAAAAGTACTGCTGGTTTTAGGGCCTGTTCACATCACGTTTTGGCCAAACATTTGTGACTTCAGCAGGGGTTTCGTCTAGACCATCCAAGAAAGAGGATTTGGGCTTCATCCGAACCCCATCAGAGCCTTTCCTTATATTGAGCCATGGAGGCACTGTGTACTCCGCCTGGCCTTTGTTATGGCAGCGTGTGGCCCTCGTTTAGGTGGACACCTTTGGGTAGTAGCCCACGTTTATCACAGGGGCCAGGTGGAGCACAAAGTGACACAGTCGACCTCATTATAGTGAACGGCTCTATTGTGAGTTTCGATCAACAGTCACGACGTGCGGCCGAAACATGACGTGAACAGGACAGGGGTAGCGCTCATTGGGCGTGAAGTGGCCACCGCCGCCTTCACGTGACAAGTGTCTCCCTGTGGGCTCCAGGAATAAGGCACCATTGTGGCGTTCACCCATGTGGCTGCTGTCTCACTTCCACGTTGAAACGTCTTCCCACAGTTCCACCATTGTGTTGCTTCTTCTTGGCGTGGCCTCTCTTTCGCGGCATTTAAGCTAAAAACAAAGTAACAACAGAAATAAACTCCGGTCTGGTTTGTGAGGCACACAACGCCTTCAGTTGACGTGATACTCCCACGTGTGCTTCTCGAGAGACGATTGCTGCGCAAATATCTTCCCGCATTTGCGACATTTGAATTTCTTTTTCGAGTCGTGGTCCTTCTTCACGTGTTTGGTCATGTCACTTCTTCTAGTGAACCGTTTGCTGCATAAACTGCACTTGAGAGCTTTTCCCGTGGCTTGTGTCTTCTCGTGGGCTTTCTTCACGTGTTTGATCATATCACATTTTTTGTCGAAGCGTCTGTCGCATTTGGTGCACTTGAACTGTTTTCCGTTGGTGTGTCTCCTCTCGTGGAGAAGTAGAGTGCTCCTGTAACCAAACTTTGCCTCGCAGTATTCGCACTCGAAGGGTTTTTCTCCGGTGTGCGCCCGCTGGTGGATGATGAACTGGGACTTGTAGTCGTACTGGATGCCGCAGATGGTGCAGGCGAAGCGTTTCACGGCGTGGTTCTCCGCCCGGTGTTTGATCAGTTCGGCTTTGGTGGTGAACTCCTCCTCGCAGTCTTCGCACTTCTCCACGTGGGTCATCTTGTGCGTCTCTAGAGCCTCGTCGTCGGCAAAGGTCTCTGCGCACTGGTCACACGGATGAGGCTGAACCTCCTCTTTCACGGGGTTCTCATCGACTTCTTCTTTACCTTGGTCATAGCTGTCCTCAGAGTCCTCGCTCTCTGATTCCACCGCGCTACCTGGTTCCCAGTCTGAGGAGTCCACTTGCTTTGGAGGATTCTTCACgtcgtcttcttcttcttcttcgatGTCGTCTTCTTCAGCATACTCAACCAATTCTTCCTTTACTTCCACCTCCTCCGCAGTCATGGTATCTAACAAATCCAAAAACAGAGCAAAGTTTTAGCCTCTCGTCTCAATGAAAGCTTCAAACACACGACGATGCGGCTCAATGGTGCCCACCACCCATTGTAGAAAGATCCCATAATGTCTCAACCCCAACGGAGCCACGTCTTACCAGAATCCCAGTGCTCGGGGACTTCCCACGTGTCAGTCACTGGGTCAGTAATAAAGTCCTGGTAGTCCGCCCTGTGCTCGTTTATATAGTCCCACTCCTCGGTCGTGAAGTACACCGCCACGTCGTCACACTTCACTGGACACTGAGAAACACAAGGTCATGTTATATGGGTACAGCTAGAGGTCTCGAATTCGGCTGGACGGCCGCTCACCTCTCCGGTCAGCTGGTGCAC containing:
- the LOC142312511 gene encoding uncharacterized protein LOC142312511, coding for MPKCIVKGCQHSSGRKTSTPGVVLHPFPKDLVFIKKWLLQTKQDFGDLDMFAQGILEGKMGVSRICSVHFAPECYSLFGSEKVLLDGAIPTIFPDRDKPATGKATGFTPVLQTPVLQNVTLPIGLWTNNVSVVSGMAQPGPGVTFSQDNIAVTNAVGVNSRLKRKPNKRRKPPTKSSHPAKSRCNLPGLAGTIFPDLSPGKVNKGVQWPEYETNVSGEAWKILHDHYYRMPSGIRYQDIDCYSLLKDYMVDCGFVSYSGASYWESELFSMLQCVARFAAVNRSNKIKSARNLQQAVEIISMLSGEEWVIVNRNSIDKSVHQLTGECPVKCDDVAVYFTTEEWDYINEHRADYQDFITDPVTDTWEVPEHWDSDTMTAEEVEVKEELVEYAEEDDIEEEEEDDVKNPPKQVDSSDWEPGSAVESESEDSEDSYDQGKEEVDENPVKEEVQPHPCDQCAETFADDEALETHKMTHVEKCEDCEEEFTTKAELIKHRAENHAVKRFACTICGIQYDYKSQFIIHQRAHTGEKPFECEYCEAKFGYRSTLLLHERRHTNGKQFKCTKCDRRFDKKCDMIKHVKKAHEKTQATGKALKCSLCSKRFTRRSDMTKHVKKDHDSKKKFKCRKCGKIFAQQSSLEKHTWEYHVN